Proteins from a genomic interval of Bradyrhizobium sp. CCGB01:
- a CDS encoding response regulator has product MGQSKPFRPTAIVVEDDDIQREMLALLLEQRNFDVLQCEDAETATLALKKRHPSLIITDINLVGKMDGVDLAYYAKQHDAAVRIIVISGNPLPRPLPAGAKFFTKPVYPTALLKEAAL; this is encoded by the coding sequence ATGGGCCAGTCAAAACCGTTTCGCCCGACCGCGATCGTCGTCGAGGACGATGACATTCAGCGCGAGATGCTCGCGCTGCTGCTCGAACAGCGGAACTTCGACGTGCTGCAATGCGAGGACGCAGAGACCGCGACCCTGGCGCTGAAGAAGAGGCACCCGTCCCTGATCATTACCGACATCAATCTGGTCGGGAAGATGGATGGCGTCGACCTCGCCTACTATGCCAAGCAGCATGATGCCGCGGTGCGGATCATCGTGATCTCGGGCAATCCGCTTCCGCGGCCTCTGCCTGCCGGCGCGAAGTTCTTCACAAAGCCCGTTTACCCGACTGCGCTTCTGAAGGAAGCCGCGCTGTAG
- a CDS encoding tripartite tricarboxylate transporter substrate binding protein, with protein sequence MQRTLRLLAIVAGLCVTTEALAQKYPVRPVKIMVGFSAGGPVDVVARIVADRLSNRLGQPFVVENRAGANGMIAAEGVARADADGYTILACNSSTITLNKTLFKEARYDPQGDFAPLTTVVSAPLVLVVNPENPKTANINTVADLVAAAKAAPGALAYGSGGNGNLAHLAMELLSQKAGIKLIHVPYRGGAASEVGILAQEVLAVFDPLSAVPLVKAGKLRALAVSSAERLPSLPDVPTIAEAGYPGFDISFWVGFFMPKAVPAPIQETLHREIIAAAKDPVLQERLETQGVVSVLSPADYAAKIAKETKELAEVVAAANIKAE encoded by the coding sequence ATGCAACGAACGCTTCGCCTGCTGGCGATTGTCGCCGGATTGTGCGTGACGACCGAGGCTCTCGCGCAAAAATATCCGGTGCGCCCGGTCAAGATCATGGTCGGCTTCAGTGCCGGCGGACCGGTCGACGTCGTCGCGCGCATCGTCGCCGACCGCTTGAGCAACAGGCTCGGGCAGCCCTTCGTGGTCGAGAACCGCGCCGGCGCCAACGGCATGATCGCCGCCGAGGGCGTGGCACGGGCGGACGCGGACGGCTACACGATCCTCGCCTGCAACTCGTCCACCATCACGCTGAACAAGACGCTGTTCAAGGAAGCTCGTTACGACCCGCAAGGCGATTTCGCGCCGCTCACCACCGTCGTGTCCGCGCCGCTCGTCCTCGTGGTCAATCCCGAGAATCCCAAGACGGCGAATATCAACACCGTGGCCGATCTCGTCGCGGCGGCGAAAGCCGCGCCGGGCGCGCTCGCCTACGGCTCGGGCGGCAACGGCAACCTCGCTCATCTCGCCATGGAGCTGCTCAGCCAGAAGGCCGGTATCAAGCTGATCCACGTGCCCTATCGCGGCGGTGCGGCGTCGGAGGTCGGCATCCTCGCGCAGGAGGTGCTGGCGGTGTTCGATCCCCTGTCCGCGGTGCCGCTGGTGAAGGCCGGAAAGCTGCGCGCGCTCGCGGTGTCCTCGGCCGAACGGCTGCCGTCGCTGCCTGACGTGCCGACCATCGCAGAAGCCGGCTATCCCGGCTTCGACATCTCGTTCTGGGTCGGCTTCTTCATGCCGAAGGCCGTACCCGCGCCGATCCAGGAAACGCTGCATCGTGAGATCATCGCCGCCGCCAAGGATCCGGTGCTGCAGGAGCGGCTGGAGACGCAAGGCGTCGTAAGCGTGCTCAGCCCGGCCGACTACGCCGCCAAGATCGCGAAGGAGACCAAGGAGCTTGCCGAGGTCGTCGCGGCCGCGAACATCAAGGCGGAGTAG
- a CDS encoding c-type cytochrome: protein MHKTLIAALVLASFSVSANAETVQERAAPCLACHGERGTSETENTPSLGGQQAPYALIQLFMFREKLRVFESMNEMAKPLTDDDLRTFSDFIATLPKPAPPTDAADASRMARGEALSKQNRCNTCHNTDYSGKENVPRIANQREDYLGKTLAEYKDNTRHGYDATMADVMQTVGKDQIADLAYYLAHYR, encoded by the coding sequence ATGCACAAAACACTCATCGCCGCTTTGGTGCTGGCCTCCTTCAGCGTCTCCGCAAACGCCGAAACCGTCCAGGAGCGCGCCGCGCCCTGCCTTGCCTGTCACGGCGAGCGCGGCACCTCCGAGACCGAGAACACGCCCTCGCTCGGCGGTCAGCAGGCGCCTTACGCGCTGATCCAGCTCTTCATGTTTCGCGAGAAGCTGCGCGTGTTCGAGTCGATGAACGAGATGGCGAAGCCGCTGACCGACGACGATCTGCGCACCTTCTCCGATTTCATCGCCACGCTGCCGAAACCCGCACCGCCGACTGACGCGGCCGATGCCTCACGGATGGCGCGCGGAGAGGCTTTGTCGAAGCAGAACCGCTGCAACACCTGCCACAACACCGATTACTCCGGAAAGGAGAACGTCCCGCGCATCGCCAACCAGCGCGAGGACTATCTCGGCAAGACGCTCGCCGAATACAAGGACAACACCCGCCACGGCTACGACGCCACCATGGCCGACGTGATGCAGACCGTCGGCAAGGACCAGATTGCCGACCTTGCGTATTACCTCGCACATTACCGGTGA
- a CDS encoding sorbosone dehydrogenase family protein: MMAISSASRSLLLAGAVFGAFTLSAAAQQPATPPAAGAAPAAQPLPPGSPLIGRPDGEAAAKLAPVAPPPIPAQAEKLPLAKLKVPAGFNVEVYASGMANARSLAQSDKGTVFVGSRLVDKVYAIANKDGKRAVKVIASGLYRPNGVAFKDGTLYIAELSKVSKIDKIDDVIDNPPKPTVIYDKLPKDEAHGWKFIGIGPDNKLYVPVGQPGNNVLHDADHGQIRRMNLDGSGAEVYAVGVRNTVGFDWNPDTKQLYFTDNGRDWLSETVPEDELNRVTKAGEDFGAPFCYQGNIIDQELGWGKDCKNYTAPVGLMGPHTAALGMRFYTGSMFPKPYRNAIFVARHGSWNKSQKQGGDVVVVRLNKDGSVKSMEPFLTGFLEDNKYVGRPVDVMQLKDGSLLVSDDWNGAVYRISYGKQKLAAQ, from the coding sequence ATGATGGCTATTTCGTCTGCGTCGCGCAGCTTGTTGCTGGCCGGCGCTGTCTTCGGTGCGTTCACGCTGTCCGCCGCGGCGCAGCAGCCCGCTACTCCACCCGCCGCCGGCGCTGCACCTGCCGCCCAGCCGCTTCCGCCCGGTTCGCCCTTGATCGGGCGTCCGGACGGTGAGGCCGCCGCCAAGCTCGCCCCCGTCGCGCCGCCGCCGATTCCGGCGCAGGCCGAGAAGCTGCCGCTCGCCAAGCTCAAGGTGCCCGCCGGCTTCAACGTCGAGGTCTATGCCTCGGGCATGGCCAATGCGCGCTCGCTCGCGCAGAGCGACAAGGGCACGGTGTTCGTCGGCAGCCGCCTCGTCGACAAGGTCTATGCCATCGCCAACAAGGACGGCAAACGTGCGGTCAAGGTGATCGCATCCGGCCTCTATCGTCCGAACGGGGTCGCCTTCAAGGACGGCACGCTCTACATCGCCGAGCTGTCGAAAGTCTCGAAGATCGACAAGATCGACGACGTCATCGACAACCCGCCGAAGCCGACCGTCATTTACGACAAGCTGCCGAAGGACGAGGCGCATGGCTGGAAGTTCATCGGCATCGGCCCCGACAACAAGCTCTATGTTCCGGTCGGCCAGCCCGGCAACAACGTGCTGCACGACGCCGATCACGGCCAGATCCGCCGCATGAATCTCGATGGCTCGGGCGCGGAAGTTTACGCGGTCGGCGTGCGCAACACGGTCGGCTTCGACTGGAATCCTGACACCAAACAGCTCTACTTCACCGACAACGGCCGCGACTGGCTGTCGGAGACGGTGCCGGAGGACGAGCTCAACCGCGTCACCAAGGCCGGCGAGGATTTTGGTGCGCCATTCTGCTACCAGGGCAACATCATCGACCAGGAGCTCGGCTGGGGCAAGGACTGCAAGAACTACACCGCTCCGGTCGGCCTGATGGGCCCGCACACCGCGGCGCTCGGCATGCGCTTCTACACCGGCAGCATGTTCCCGAAGCCATACAGGAACGCGATCTTCGTCGCGCGCCACGGCTCCTGGAACAAGTCGCAGAAGCAGGGCGGTGACGTCGTCGTCGTCAGGCTGAACAAGGACGGCAGCGTGAAGTCGATGGAGCCGTTCCTGACCGGCTTCCTCGAGGACAACAAATATGTCGGCCGCCCCGTCGACGTGATGCAACTGAAGGACGGCTCGCTGCTCGTCTCCGACGACTGGAACGGCGCGGTCTACCGCATCAGCTACGGCAAGCAGAAGCTCGCGGCGCAGTAG
- a CDS encoding branched-chain amino acid ABC transporter ATP-binding protein/permease, with product MRSTSTIARLKPLLIATVAVVALPFLLKAFGLSLNTGTWIVGLAIATMGLNLCIGYTGLVSFGHSAWFGIGAYAAGLIQLRYFPGEIWLPLLGSMVVVAIASTVIGMLILRRRGVYFSLLTLALAALVYTTAFRWTSLTGGEDGLGGLKRGGIGAISFDSALNYYIVVAAIGLAVLYVLMRLVRSPFGHVLVAIRENQLRASFQGYPVERYKLAVFVISAVVTGLAGALIGFLNYLVSAEAVSVPFAGELLAMVVIGGMHSLLGPALGALFFILFRELFSIWTSDWLFWFGLTFVAFVMYSPGGLVGIGALIMRRLRPPAEETAAMSRRKIYDGLPLPDFLRPETLKGTVLEVSGVSRKFGGIRAVENASITVAAGEIHALIGPNGAGKTTLFNLISGLYAPEQGTIRLQGRDIAGVPANLICHQGLARSFQITNLFRGLTIYENLRLSLQARRSMRFNIWNDIDAYEDIHAEAAALTKFLGLEGIEAIEGGELSYGGQRLVDLGIALGSKPQVLLLDEPLAGLAAAERERVCNLVKNIAANIPVLIVEHDIDRVLGFSQVVTVMNQGEVLMSDCPKAVRADLRVQEIYTGKGIPPVEHRRSLEEAGEHETVLRLDRVNTFYGKSHILNDAALDVREGEIVALLGRNGAGKSTLLKTISGLVPAASGSIDYHGSDIARLPAPDIARRGVGYVPQGRGLFAGMTVRENLALGRLARKTDGSDGVVWDEEQILNYFPRLKERMNIAADYLSGGEQQMVAVARAMSGNVRLLLLDEPFEGLAPAVTLELFGVFDQLRRHMSIVIVEHNLDLVLALADRVFALERGAVFHQGPAAPLLNDLGYRKQILWL from the coding sequence ATGAGGAGCACTTCCACCATCGCCAGATTGAAACCGCTGCTGATCGCGACTGTCGCGGTCGTCGCGCTGCCCTTCCTGCTGAAGGCGTTCGGTCTGTCGCTCAACACCGGCACATGGATCGTTGGGCTCGCGATCGCGACCATGGGGCTCAATCTCTGCATCGGCTATACCGGCCTCGTCTCGTTCGGCCACAGCGCCTGGTTCGGCATCGGCGCTTACGCTGCCGGTCTGATCCAGCTTCGCTACTTCCCCGGCGAGATCTGGCTGCCGCTGCTGGGATCGATGGTCGTGGTCGCCATCGCATCAACCGTGATCGGGATGCTGATCCTGCGCCGGCGCGGCGTCTACTTCTCTCTGCTCACGCTGGCGCTGGCCGCGCTGGTCTACACCACGGCCTTCCGCTGGACGAGCCTCACCGGCGGCGAGGACGGGCTTGGCGGCCTCAAGCGCGGCGGCATCGGCGCTATCAGCTTCGACAGTGCCCTCAACTATTACATCGTGGTCGCGGCGATCGGCCTCGCCGTGCTCTACGTGCTGATGCGCCTCGTGCGCTCGCCGTTCGGGCATGTGCTGGTCGCGATCCGCGAAAACCAGCTGCGCGCGAGCTTTCAGGGCTACCCGGTCGAGCGCTACAAGCTCGCGGTGTTCGTGATCTCCGCCGTCGTCACCGGCCTTGCCGGCGCGCTGATCGGATTCCTCAACTATCTCGTCTCGGCCGAAGCGGTCTCGGTGCCCTTCGCCGGCGAGCTGCTGGCGATGGTCGTGATCGGCGGCATGCACAGCCTGCTCGGCCCCGCGCTCGGGGCGCTGTTCTTCATCCTGTTCAGGGAACTGTTCTCGATCTGGACCTCGGACTGGCTGTTCTGGTTCGGTCTCACCTTCGTGGCTTTCGTGATGTATTCGCCCGGCGGCCTCGTCGGCATCGGCGCGCTGATCATGCGCCGCCTCCGCCCGCCCGCGGAAGAAACGGCCGCGATGAGCCGCCGCAAGATCTATGACGGCCTGCCGCTGCCCGATTTCCTGCGGCCCGAGACGCTGAAGGGAACGGTGCTGGAAGTCAGCGGTGTCTCGCGAAAGTTCGGCGGCATCCGCGCGGTCGAGAATGCCAGCATCACGGTCGCGGCCGGCGAGATCCACGCGCTGATCGGACCGAACGGCGCCGGCAAGACCACGCTGTTCAACCTCATCTCCGGCCTCTATGCGCCGGAGCAGGGCACGATCCGCCTGCAGGGCCGCGACATCGCCGGCGTGCCCGCGAATCTGATCTGCCATCAGGGGCTGGCGCGCTCGTTCCAGATCACCAACCTGTTTCGCGGGCTGACGATCTACGAGAATTTGCGCCTGTCGCTGCAGGCGCGCCGTTCCATGCGCTTCAACATCTGGAACGACATCGACGCGTACGAAGACATCCACGCCGAAGCCGCGGCACTGACAAAGTTCCTCGGCCTCGAAGGCATCGAGGCAATCGAGGGCGGCGAGCTGTCCTATGGCGGGCAGCGGCTGGTCGATCTCGGCATCGCGCTCGGCAGCAAGCCGCAGGTGCTGCTGCTCGACGAGCCGCTCGCGGGCCTCGCCGCCGCCGAGCGCGAGCGGGTCTGCAACCTCGTCAAGAACATCGCGGCCAACATTCCCGTGCTGATCGTCGAGCACGACATCGACCGCGTGCTCGGCTTCTCGCAGGTCGTGACCGTGATGAACCAGGGCGAAGTGCTGATGTCCGACTGTCCCAAGGCGGTGCGGGCCGATCTTCGGGTGCAGGAAATCTACACCGGCAAGGGCATTCCTCCCGTCGAGCATCGACGCAGCCTCGAGGAGGCCGGCGAGCACGAGACCGTGCTGCGCCTCGACCGGGTCAACACCTTCTACGGCAAGAGCCACATTCTCAACGATGCCGCGCTCGACGTGCGCGAAGGCGAGATCGTCGCGCTGCTCGGCCGCAACGGCGCCGGCAAGTCGACGCTGCTCAAGACCATTTCCGGCCTCGTGCCGGCGGCCTCAGGCAGCATCGACTATCACGGCAGCGACATCGCGCGCCTGCCCGCCCCCGACATCGCCCGGCGCGGCGTCGGCTATGTGCCGCAGGGCCGCGGGTTGTTCGCCGGCATGACCGTGCGCGAAAACCTCGCGCTCGGGCGCCTCGCGCGCAAGACCGATGGCAGCGACGGCGTGGTCTGGGACGAGGAGCAGATCCTCAATTACTTCCCGCGCCTGAAGGAGCGCATGAACATCGCCGCCGACTACCTCTCGGGCGGCGAGCAGCAGATGGTCGCGGTCGCCCGCGCGATGTCTGGCAATGTCCGCCTGCTGCTGCTCGACGAGCCGTTCGAGGGCCTCGCGCCGGCCGTGACGCTGGAGCTGTTCGGGGTGTTCGACCAGCTGCGCCGCCACATGTCGATCGTGATCGTCGAGCACAATCTCGACCTCGTGCTGGCGCTCGCCGACCGCGTCTTCGCGCTGGAGCGCGGCGCCGTGTTCCACCAGGGTCCGGCAGCGCCGCTGCTCAACGATCTCGGCTATCGCAAGCAGATTTTGTGGCTGTAG
- a CDS encoding CYTH and CHAD domain-containing protein, whose translation MNAETELKFLVAPRKLSSILHNGAGRRRDQTLVSTYFDTSKHKLRRHGFTLRVRNVDGHYVQTVKAARSGSLTRGEWENEIAGARPDLTKTKDTPLKDLATGKLPHKLKPAFQTNVHRTTQARRVRKSRIELAVDRGRIAAGRRSRPIAELELELKSGQTADLFRLARTVERKTDAELDLRSKAERGFQLATGSGGGVQHAEPVQLKSGLSPQDAFRVIAHSTLRHITGNADPVRGMDSEGVHQMRVGLRRLRAAISLFDDILLRASTARVKTELKWLTGELAPAREIDVFLKESLQPIAAQGVPRRGARAIRKKFSGQRAAAFRRARDATASARYRRLLIDVMEWIESGGSRTDQDRTIATYAAALLDRRIRKARKQGKHLNDLTPQQRHKLRIRIKKIRYAVDFFKSLYGNRDQQVLADLSGRLKQIQSALGSLNDFMAHRELATEAALAAPPANRRAQAFAAGFIVGQEREAADGLMKDAAKELHRLHRLRVGPAD comes from the coding sequence ATGAACGCTGAAACGGAACTGAAATTCCTCGTTGCGCCGCGAAAACTGTCGTCCATCCTGCATAACGGTGCCGGGCGACGCCGCGATCAGACGCTCGTGTCGACCTATTTCGACACGAGCAAGCACAAGCTCAGGCGACATGGTTTCACCCTTCGGGTTCGCAACGTCGACGGACACTATGTGCAGACCGTGAAAGCGGCCCGATCGGGAAGCTTGACGCGTGGCGAGTGGGAGAACGAGATTGCGGGCGCACGGCCGGATCTCACGAAGACGAAAGATACGCCGCTCAAGGACCTCGCGACCGGAAAACTTCCTCACAAGCTCAAGCCGGCCTTTCAGACCAACGTTCATCGCACGACCCAGGCAAGGCGAGTCCGAAAGAGCCGGATCGAGCTCGCGGTCGATCGCGGCCGGATCGCCGCCGGCCGTCGCTCGCGGCCCATCGCCGAACTCGAGCTGGAATTGAAGTCCGGGCAAACCGCCGATCTGTTCCGGCTGGCACGGACCGTCGAACGCAAAACGGACGCAGAGCTCGATCTTCGCTCGAAGGCCGAGCGCGGTTTTCAACTCGCGACGGGCAGTGGCGGCGGCGTACAACACGCCGAACCGGTCCAGCTCAAATCCGGACTGTCACCGCAAGACGCCTTCCGCGTCATCGCGCATTCGACACTTCGTCACATCACGGGGAACGCAGATCCGGTGCGCGGCATGGATTCCGAAGGGGTCCACCAGATGCGCGTCGGCCTGCGGCGGTTGCGGGCAGCGATCTCCCTCTTTGACGATATCCTGCTGCGCGCAAGCACGGCCCGGGTGAAGACCGAACTCAAATGGCTCACAGGCGAGCTGGCGCCGGCGCGCGAGATCGACGTGTTCCTGAAGGAGAGCCTTCAGCCGATTGCCGCCCAGGGCGTCCCGCGACGCGGCGCTCGTGCGATTCGCAAGAAATTCTCCGGGCAACGCGCGGCCGCCTTCCGGCGCGCCCGCGACGCCACTGCGTCGGCCCGCTATCGCCGCTTGCTGATCGATGTGATGGAATGGATCGAGTCCGGGGGATCTCGCACCGATCAGGACCGCACGATCGCTACCTACGCCGCCGCCCTGCTCGATCGACGCATCAGGAAGGCGCGAAAGCAGGGCAAGCACCTGAACGATCTCACCCCGCAGCAGCGCCACAAGCTGCGGATCAGGATCAAGAAGATTCGCTATGCCGTCGACTTCTTCAAGAGCCTGTATGGGAATCGCGACCAGCAGGTGCTCGCGGATCTCTCCGGCCGGCTGAAGCAGATTCAATCCGCCCTGGGATCACTGAACGACTTCATGGCGCATCGCGAGCTGGCGACGGAAGCCGCGTTGGCGGCGCCTCCCGCGAACCGCCGCGCACAGGCCTTCGCAGCGGGATTCATCGTCGGACAGGAACGCGAGGCGGCTGACGGCCTGATGAAGGACGCGGCGAAGGAGCTGCATCGGTTGCATCGTCTCCGCGTGGGACCGGCCGACTGA
- a CDS encoding HGGxSTG domain-containing protein, whose protein sequence is MSLQRRQARRSARWHRMSSNHVRNTGPMRASRRCGARTRHGGPCCAPAMRGRSRCRMHGGAPGSRAPRGNRNAWKHGFFTRTATAERDGVRALLDQAFKLLRDMP, encoded by the coding sequence ATGTCGTTGCAGCGACGACAGGCCCGGCGCAGCGCGCGGTGGCATCGCATGAGCAGCAATCACGTCCGCAATACCGGCCCGATGCGCGCAAGCCGCCGCTGCGGCGCAAGGACCCGCCATGGCGGCCCCTGCTGCGCGCCGGCCATGCGAGGCAGATCGCGTTGCCGCATGCATGGCGGCGCACCGGGATCACGAGCGCCTCGCGGCAACCGGAATGCCTGGAAACACGGGTTCTTCACGCGCACCGCGACTGCGGAGCGGGATGGCGTCCGGGCACTGCTGGATCAGGCATTCAAGCTGCTGCGGGACATGCCTTGA
- a CDS encoding branched-chain amino acid ABC transporter permease, translated as MQFEFLLEQVVNGLVLGGYYLLIALGLSLIFSVGGIVNLAHGAFYALGAYVCVELTKRLGFGASVVISPFAVALLGILFERVILRRFYTADPILSLLVTFGLAMVAEQAIRMIWGAAPVSTEIPQSFRGSVIVGDFLFSRYRLLILAVVAAILLGIWLLLQKTSFGRVVRAGIQRPDMVAALGIRLQPYMTGIVMLGVGMAALGGAFFAPITTVHPAMGAEIMTVAFVVVVIGGLGSFWGVVISALLVGVVRGIAIHFEPAAGEASIYILMFLVLLVRPRGLLGERIEKFE; from the coding sequence ATGCAGTTCGAGTTCCTGCTGGAACAGGTGGTGAATGGCCTCGTGCTCGGAGGCTATTACCTGCTCATCGCGCTCGGGCTGTCGCTGATCTTCTCCGTCGGCGGCATCGTCAATCTTGCGCATGGCGCCTTCTATGCGCTCGGCGCCTATGTCTGCGTCGAGCTGACGAAGCGCCTCGGCTTCGGCGCTTCCGTGGTGATCTCCCCGTTCGCGGTCGCCCTGCTCGGCATCCTCTTTGAACGCGTCATCCTGCGCCGCTTCTACACGGCCGATCCGATCTTGAGCCTGCTCGTCACCTTTGGCCTCGCGATGGTCGCAGAACAGGCGATCCGCATGATCTGGGGCGCTGCACCCGTGTCGACCGAGATCCCGCAGAGTTTTCGCGGCTCGGTCATCGTCGGCGACTTCCTGTTTTCCCGGTATCGTCTCCTGATCCTTGCCGTCGTTGCCGCGATATTGCTCGGCATCTGGCTGCTGCTGCAAAAGACCTCGTTCGGCCGCGTCGTGCGGGCCGGCATCCAGCGGCCGGACATGGTCGCCGCGCTCGGCATCCGCCTGCAGCCCTACATGACAGGGATCGTGATGCTCGGCGTCGGCATGGCCGCGCTCGGCGGCGCCTTCTTCGCGCCGATCACCACCGTGCATCCGGCGATGGGCGCGGAGATCATGACGGTGGCCTTCGTCGTTGTCGTGATCGGTGGGCTCGGCAGTTTCTGGGGCGTCGTCATCTCCGCCCTGCTCGTCGGCGTGGTGCGCGGCATTGCCATTCACTTTGAACCAGCCGCCGGCGAGGCCTCGATCTACATCCTGATGTTCCTGGTGCTGCTGGTGCGCCCGCGCGGCCTGCTCGGCGAGCGCATCGAGAAGTTCGAATGA